The sequence GTTTCGAAGACATCTCTTCTCTATTGTCCATTGAGGTATGGCGTTGCAACGAATCTGTCGTCAAATCAGCcagagttatccaagaaacacaAGTTGAAGAGTACCAGAATTCTGGCTTTCAGGTCTTATCCATGGTGATTCAGGGCTTTATTAAGGTACACAACTGAGAGATTTCAATCGTCTTTCTCTTTTGAGTTAACGATCAAACACACATTAGAGCTGCCACATTTTCGCGAGTTTCATATCTTAACTATTGGTTGTTACTAGGGGTGGCAAACTTGCGGGTTGAGTCGGATATGGGTGGGTTAAAAGTGGGGCTACCCTTGTTCCTATATAATTACACTCCTCACCAACTGCATAGTATCTTTGAGGTTAGTTGCAGAAACTTTTGGGTATATTGGCGTGAGTTCAAAATGATGATCGATCACCTGTTTTACATATCTATAACTAAAGAGTAAATTAACAACCAATATCATGTTGGATGCTGCATTTCCTACAGATTCACCTCGTTGTGTATGAGTGCTTGCAGTGTGAAGCATAAGATTGTGAAAGGCATTTAGATGCAAGCATttcattaaaaagaaaataaaaagatattacaacAGGCTATCAAAGCCTTCATACAGAGAAATCAAATGCAGAGAGCAACATTCATACCAGAGCATGTTTGGCTCAACATTCAAGATACAATGTTTGCAATATAAGGTCAGTAGCACTTGGCCAAAGTTAATTCTTACACAGGaccataaattaaaaaagaacatAAAAGCTAAATTTAATTGTCTTTTGGCAGCATTCCTGATAAAAGATTTTTGCGTTGTTCCCTTGGACATCCAATCAGTATGCAACATGCACTTGCATTTTGACAAAGAAATATGTAAGCCTTTATATTCACACCAGGCTCCAAATCCAGCTCCTCCAACATATTCCATATCTCGGTCTCAGAAATAGGCGAAAGGGGTGAAAGCCGGTTAATAGCACCAGCCAAGTTGTCCATCCCACCTCTCAACATATCAGTCATGCCTTCAAGATGATCatgtttagattttttatttcttgaagGTGTTGGTTCTTCTGAATAGGCAGTATGTGTAGGCACGTCACTAGGTGCTTGACTTTGGTCGCCCTGTTCATATCCCTCCATGTCTTTCAATGAGTCAATATTTATAAAACCCATGTCATCTATCTCATCTATAGTCAATGAATCAGCACTTGattttcttggatttttaaaAGTGTTCCTTTTTAACATATCTGAACCAGTCTCAGCATGTTTTCTAGTAGCTCTGTCTTTTCCATATAGCATCACCAGCTTTTCATAATTTCGAAATGATTTGTTCTTTAGCTCAGCAGCTTGTGGCTTAACCTATATGTTATAAGTGCAAaatattattgaagaaaataatgttgAACAAAGTGACTTTTCCATGTTTATTGAAGAATTTCACCACTGTAAATTAATCAGaccacaataataaaaattctgctatgactataaatataacatacttATTCATGATGGGATGAAACTTTACCTGAATTAGTTGAGCCCATACTTCAGGTTCAGCATCCCACTTATGTGTGATAGGATCCCATGCAAATCCGATCATTCCCGACTGATGAAATGTATCATAAAACTTGGTGAATTGTCTTTTGATTGCTTTCATCcaattattaattttttccttgTTAATAACTTTATTTGGAAATTTGGATCGTAGCTCCTTCACAATGTTAACCATTGCGTGTGTAGTAAAAGTTCCTCCAAACCTATGCCCAAGTGCATCCTCATGACAATAGGCATCAACTAATGTGTCATCCATCTCATTTGTCCAAATACATACCGAATTATCTTGCACATTTAGATCACTTGAAGTGAATTCCTTCGCCTTTTTCGCCATATCAATCACTATAGAATTACGATAAAATATTCatacaattttaaaaaagaacATATTGTCACacataaaaattgataaaaaaatataatataaagtaAATCAACAAAACACAATGTTTGTAGTAAAAACAACAGCATCTCGAAATTACTTGTaaataacatcaacaaaaaaaatgagaCACAAATTATCAGTTGagtttttttctagaaaaataatcttgaTAACTAGCCCACATGGCAGCTACTATGCCATCTCAAATCAACTCCCCTTTTCTAAACTCTTCGTTAGTTTCTCTAGAATTTGGAGGTTCTTTATGCACAGTGTTATCATCATTCATAAGCTCTGCATCAACTTGAGCGAGTAACTCATTATTTGGTTCTACACCTCTTAAATAGTTGTGCAAGACACAACATGCAAATATAATCAACTTTTGAGTTTCAATTCCGTATGATGACTTAGTTGAGCTAAAAATTATAGGAAATCTCTGTTTAAGAACTTCAAATGCGCGTTCTATAGCATTACGTAAAGAAGAATGTCGCAAATTAAATAATTCACGAGAATTTTGAGGTGGATTATTTCTTGAATACTCTTTCAAGTGATATCGCCCCCCCCCCTCCCCGCCCCCCCGATAAGGTGTAATAAGCCCGCTTCTCAACATAAGTCCAGCATCAACaaggtagaattttcctaaacaTAAAAAGTAAGAGATTTACTTATATACTAATCATATAACTAAAtctagataaatatatataattttacctTCGAAATTTTTTAGTGCATCTTGACTATTTAGTGCTTCTTTCATGATTCTTGAATCAGACGTTGTACCTTCCCACGCAGCTAACACATATGtgaattttaaatcaaatatacatgCAGCTAGTACATTTTGTGTTGGATAATCTTTCCTCCCACGATATTTTGGTGCTTTATGTTGTGAAACTTTAACACGTATATGTGTTCCATCAATTGCACCAATACAATCCTGATGTTATAATATCAATTAATAC comes from Capsicum annuum cultivar UCD-10X-F1 unplaced genomic scaffold, UCD10Xv1.1 ctg51239, whole genome shotgun sequence and encodes:
- the LOC124892855 gene encoding uncharacterized protein LOC124892855, with the translated sequence MTPSSFTGLCEILVRDGGLRPTVQVTVEEQVAKTLYLLAHNVTNRELSFIFRRSGESVSRHFHVVLRAILGLYEKFIKQPDGSHVPYEISSSQRFYPYFKDCIGAIDGTHIRVKVSQHKAPKYRGRKDYPTQNVLAACIFDLKFTYVLAAWEGTTSDSRIMKEALNSQDALKNFEGKFYLVDAGLMLRSGLITPYRGGGEGGGRYHLKEYSRNNPPQNSRELFNLRHSSLRNAIERAFEVLKQRFPIIFSSTKSSYGIETQKLIIFACCVLHNYLRGVEPNNELLAQVDAELMNDDNTVHKEPPNSRETNEEFRKGELI